In Caldibacillus debilis DSM 16016, the following are encoded in one genomic region:
- a CDS encoding helix-turn-helix domain-containing protein codes for MSKKELKRYKVISQWIEGYITGKQAAELLSLSLRQVYRLKKRVLEEDENGVIHKNRGRKPAHALSEDIRQKILN; via the coding sequence TTGAGCAAAAAAGAATTGAAGCGTTACAAAGTGATTAGTCAATGGATCGAAGGGTATATCACGGGAAAACAAGCTGCCGAATTGTTATCGCTAAGTCTTCGTCAGGTTTATCGCCTCAAAAAACGAGTCCTTGAGGAGGATGAAAACGGAGTCATTCACAAAAACCGGGGGCGAAAACCTGCACATGCCTTATCCGAAGACATCCGGCAAAAAATCCTGAATC
- a CDS encoding DUF2621 domain-containing protein, whose translation MLTGWFLWFMLFWIFFLLFSFAVGGFFMFRKFLKSMPKKDGKSDLDWERYYVEKTLHLWNDEQKEFLEELVKPVPELFRPVAKQKIAGKIGELALKENAKQMTLDLIIRGYIIATPKRDHKFLRKKLAELQIDTKPYEHLFQ comes from the coding sequence ATGTTGACCGGCTGGTTTCTTTGGTTTATGCTGTTCTGGATCTTTTTTTTGCTGTTTTCCTTTGCCGTCGGCGGATTTTTTATGTTCCGCAAGTTTCTGAAGAGCATGCCGAAAAAGGATGGGAAATCCGATCTCGACTGGGAAAGGTATTATGTGGAAAAGACGCTGCATTTATGGAATGACGAGCAGAAAGAGTTTCTAGAGGAACTGGTGAAGCCGGTTCCCGAATTGTTCCGCCCCGTCGCCAAACAAAAAATCGCGGGAAAAATCGGGGAATTGGCGCTCAAGGAAAACGCGAAACAAATGACCTTGGATCTGATCATCCGGGGCTACATCATCGCCACGCCGAAACGGGACCATAAATTTTTAAGGAAAAAATTGGCGGAACTGCAGATCGACACGAAACCTTATGAACATTTATTCCAATAA
- a CDS encoding response regulator — MGRILIVDDAKFLRMTLRRIIEKTEHIVVGEAKNGEEAVELYRELLPDLVFMDITMPVKSGLAALKEIREAFPDAKVIICSALSQQKMVYEAIKAGAKDFVVKPFEESQILDAIQRIFEKNP, encoded by the coding sequence GTGGGAAGAATCCTGATCGTGGATGATGCAAAATTTTTGCGGATGACGTTAAGAAGGATCATTGAAAAGACGGAACACATCGTCGTCGGGGAGGCGAAAAACGGGGAAGAAGCGGTTGAACTGTACCGGGAACTTCTCCCCGACCTCGTGTTTATGGATATCACCATGCCCGTAAAAAGCGGCTTGGCGGCGTTGAAGGAGATCCGGGAAGCATTCCCGGATGCGAAAGTGATCATTTGTTCGGCCCTCAGCCAGCAAAAGATGGTGTACGAGGCGATTAAAGCGGGGGCGAAGGATTTTGTCGTCAAGCCGTTTGAGGAATCCCAGATTTTGGACGCCATCCAGCGGATATTTGAAAAAAATCCATGA
- a CDS encoding cytochrome c biogenesis protein CcdA, protein MVDINVFLAFGAGFLSFISPCCLPLYPAFLSYITGMSVGELQEENALLQKRSLLHTLFFLLGFSVVFIALGFGTSFIGSFFTQYKDLIRQLGAVFIVFFGLVILGLFRPAFLMKDRRIQFSKRPSGYLGSAVIGLAFAAGWTPCTGPILASVIFLASTNPGFAVLYMIAYVLGFSLPFLLLSFFIGKLQWIRRHSAQIMKAGGALMVAVGVMLYFDWMNLFIQWLNPLFGGFTGF, encoded by the coding sequence TTGGTTGACATAAACGTCTTTCTTGCGTTCGGAGCCGGTTTTTTAAGCTTTATTTCCCCGTGCTGCCTCCCCCTGTACCCGGCGTTCTTGTCTTACATCACGGGCATGAGCGTGGGCGAATTGCAGGAAGAGAACGCGCTGCTCCAAAAGCGGAGCCTGCTCCATACCTTGTTTTTTTTGCTCGGATTTTCCGTCGTTTTTATCGCCCTCGGCTTCGGGACGTCCTTTATCGGTTCCTTCTTTACCCAATATAAAGACTTGATCCGGCAGCTGGGGGCCGTCTTCATCGTCTTTTTCGGGCTGGTGATCCTCGGGCTGTTTCGCCCGGCCTTTCTCATGAAGGACCGGAGAATCCAGTTCAGCAAACGCCCTTCCGGTTATCTCGGGTCTGCGGTTATCGGGCTCGCCTTTGCGGCGGGCTGGACGCCCTGCACCGGCCCCATTTTGGCGTCGGTCATTTTTCTCGCGTCGACCAATCCGGGTTTCGCCGTCCTTTATATGATCGCCTATGTCCTCGGGTTCTCCCTTCCTTTCCTTCTTTTGTCCTTCTTTATCGGAAAACTGCAATGGATCCGCAGGCACAGCGCGCAGATCATGAAGGCGGGGGGAGCCCTCATGGTGGCTGTCGGCGTCATGCTGTACTTTGATTGGATGAACCTTTTCATCCAATGGCTGAATCCGTTGTTCGGCGGCTTTACGGGTTTTTAA
- a CDS encoding D-alanyl-D-alanine carboxypeptidase family protein translates to MKIKGLLFWTPILWLAFHPQAAWGEERADLPIQSDSAVLMEAKSGTVLYEKNGHKKEYPASITKIATAIYAIEKGNLSDTVEISERATQVDGTRVYLEPGEKMTLEQLITGMVINSGNDAAEAIAEYLDGSVEHFSANLNRFLTEKTGVINTHFTNPHGLYDPGHYTTAYDMARITRYAMENGKFRRIFGLKEYPWNGKGWKTILHTHHRLLKGEFPAEGITGGKTGFVNESGHTLVTTAEKDGMALIAVTMNTPYKNVPYTDTLKMLDYGFQNFTVEKVTGQTLFPAENGEYFLPHDVYYVLPKGERAETEVDRSGNLLIKSADGTILQAAPLEKLKPAGRGKIEKGPEEHREPTSWNGMSIFSGLLLLFTFIFGGRLLLKL, encoded by the coding sequence ATGAAAATAAAAGGATTATTGTTTTGGACGCCGATCCTTTGGCTTGCTTTCCATCCCCAGGCGGCGTGGGGGGAAGAACGAGCGGATCTCCCCATCCAAAGCGATTCCGCTGTTTTGATGGAGGCAAAATCGGGAACGGTCCTTTATGAAAAAAACGGGCATAAAAAGGAATATCCCGCCAGCATAACAAAGATCGCCACGGCCATCTACGCCATCGAAAAGGGGAACCTTTCGGATACGGTCGAAATCAGCGAAAGGGCGACGCAAGTCGACGGGACGAGGGTCTATTTGGAGCCGGGGGAGAAAATGACCCTGGAACAGCTGATCACCGGGATGGTCATCAATTCGGGGAATGATGCCGCGGAAGCGATCGCCGAATACCTGGACGGGTCCGTTGAGCATTTTTCCGCGAATTTGAACCGCTTTTTGACGGAAAAAACGGGCGTCATCAATACCCATTTCACCAACCCCCACGGGCTTTACGATCCCGGCCATTATACGACCGCTTATGACATGGCGCGGATCACCCGCTATGCCATGGAAAACGGAAAATTCAGGCGGATCTTCGGTTTAAAGGAATATCCGTGGAACGGAAAAGGCTGGAAGACGATCTTGCATACCCACCACCGGCTGCTGAAAGGCGAATTTCCCGCCGAAGGCATCACCGGGGGGAAGACCGGATTCGTCAACGAATCGGGGCATACCCTCGTAACGACGGCGGAAAAAGACGGCATGGCGCTTATTGCCGTGACGATGAATACGCCTTATAAAAACGTTCCTTATACCGATACGCTGAAAATGCTGGATTACGGCTTTCAAAATTTTACGGTGGAGAAGGTGACGGGCCAAACGCTTTTCCCCGCGGAAAACGGCGAATACTTCCTGCCGCACGACGTGTACTACGTCTTGCCGAAGGGGGAAAGGGCGGAAACGGAGGTGGACCGTTCCGGGAATTTATTGATCAAATCCGCCGACGGGACGATTTTGCAGGCGGCGCCTTTGGAGAAGCTCAAACCGGCGGGCCGGGGAAAAATAGAAAAAGGGCCGGAGGAACATCGGGAACCCACCTCCTGGAACGGCATGTCGATTTTTTCCGGATTGTTGCTGCTTTTTACGTTCATTTTCGGAGGCCGGCTGCTGTTGAAATTATAG